A genomic stretch from Erigeron canadensis isolate Cc75 chromosome 9, C_canadensis_v1, whole genome shotgun sequence includes:
- the LOC122583182 gene encoding phosphoinositide phospholipase C 2-like, whose amino-acid sequence MVAYCNFSGPSTSGKSPSMARLNPKFLDPLLCGFDVAIINLLQKLRVKTSKVQLHLFAHGRVMVMKRVSWDTMMKQGPLHFAPTSAQYPCYNAIKTLKAPVTLDKCLEAIKTCVFVASNYPVILTLEDRLTPDLQAKVAKMVTETFGNVLYKYTGSDLMKDFPSPESLKRRIVVSTKPPKEYLDTPRSTTGQNESSLNVKASSEEDDENKDEDFQDEEEIVKQNVESEYKQLIAIHAKKLNGGVKDWLQDDPTAAKRISLRETRLEKAIENHAKDVIRFTQRNLLRIFPKGSRVDSSNYNPLVGWTHGAQMVAFNMQTHGRSLWLMQGLFRANGGCGYVKKPDLYLKNGPDDKIFEPKSTRPVKKTLKVKEYMGDGWHLDFKRTHFDIYSPPDFYVKVGIAGVHADSTMKKTKIIQDAWTPKWEEEFEFPLTVPELALLRVEVHEYDMTEKDDFGGQTCLPVFELRSGIRAVPLHDQKGDKYKSVKLLMRFEFL is encoded by the exons ATGGTAGCATACTGCAACTTCTCTGGCCCCTCCACTTCTGGAAAATCTCCATCAATGGCGAGATTGAATCCCAAGTTTTTAGATCCGCTTTTATGTGGTTTTGATGTTGCCATCATCAACCTGCTACAAAAGTTAAGAGTTAAGACTTCAAAAGTTCAGTTACACTTATTTGCACATG GCAGAGTTATGGTCATGAAACGGGTCAGTTGGGATACCATGATGAAACAAGGGCCACTCCACTTTGCCCCAACATCGGCCCAATACCCATGTTATAACGCTATAAA GACACTAAAAGCACCTGTAACTTTGGACAAATGCTTGGAAGCCATTAAAACATGCGTTTTTGTCGCATCCAATTATCCGGTCATCCTCACTCTCGAAGATCGTCTTACTCCTGATCTTCAAGCCAAAGTTGCAAAG ATGGTAACCGAAACATTTGGAAATGTGCTATACAAGTACACTGGATCCGACCTTATGAAAGATTTTCCATCCCCAGAATCATTGAAAAGACGGATTGTTGTCTCAACAAAACCACCAAAAGAGTATCTTGATACTCCCCGGAGTACGACAGGACAAAATGAGAGCTCACTGAACGTTAAAGCCTCGTCTGAAGAGGAT GATGAGAACAAGGATGAAGACTTtcaagatgaagaagagattgTGAAACAAAATGTGGAGTCGGAATACAAGCAGCTGATAGCAATCCACGCAAAGAAACTAAACGGAGGAGTGAAAGACTGGCTACAGGACGATCCTACAGCAGCTAAACGTATTAGCTTAAGGGAAACAAGACTTGAAAAGGCCATTGAGAATCATGCAAAAGATGTCATTAG GTTTACCCAAAGGAACTTGTTAAGGATATTTCCGAAAGGCTCACGAGTTGACTCATCAAACTACAATCCTTTAGTGGGTTGGACTCATGGGGCTCAAATGGTTGCATTTAACATGCAG ACCCATGGTAGGTCATTGTGGTTGATGCAAGGACTGTTCAGAGCCAACGGAGGCTGCGGGTATGTGAAGAAACCAGATTTGTATCTCAAAAATGGCCCTGATGACAAGATCTTCGAGCCTAAATCAACACGTCCTGTGAAAAAGACTCTTAAG gttaAAGAGTATATGGGGGATGGGTGGCATTTGGATTTCAAAAGAACACATTTCGACATTTACTCACCACCAGATTTCTATGTCAAG GTTGGAATTGCTGGAGTTCACGCTGATTCAACAATGAAGAAAACGAAAATCATACAAGACGCTTGGACACCAAAATGGGAAGAAGAGTTTGAGTTCCCATTGACAGTTCCAGAGCTTGCATTGCTTCGTGTTGAGGTACATGAATATGACATGACCGAGAAGGATGATTTTGGAGGTCAAACTTGTCTTCCTGTATTTGAACTCAGGTCAGGGATTCGAGCTGTACCTCTTCATGATCAAAAGGGTGATAAATACAAATCTGTTAAGCTTCTTATGCGTTTTGAGTTTCTATAA